From the Daucus carota subsp. sativus chromosome 8, DH1 v3.0, whole genome shotgun sequence genome, one window contains:
- the LOC108199814 gene encoding DEAD-box ATP-dependent RNA helicase 35 isoform X2, producing MEIEDDDDYVEYVPVAKRRALEAQKILQRKGNATAPESELETTKVVEAKPSLLVQASQLKRDLPEVSPTEQMVQQEKEMMEHLSDRKTLMSVRELAKGITYSEPLPTGWKPPLPIRKMSRKACEGIRKQWHIIVDGEDTPPPIKNFKDMRFPEPILKKLAQKGIVQPTPIQVQGLPVILSGRDMIGIAFTGSGKTLVFVLPLIMMAVQEELMMPIAPGEGPFGLIVCPSRELARQTYDVVEEFLTSMREYNYPEIRPLLCIGGIDMRSQLEVVKKGVHIVVATPGRLKDMLAKKKMNLDNCRYLTLDEADRLVDLGFEDDIREVFDHFKAQRQTLLFSATMPTKIQNFARSALVKPVTVNVGRAGAANLDVIQEVEYVKQEAKIVYLLECLQKTPPPVLIFCENKADVDDIHEYLLLKGVEAVSIHGGKDQEEREYAISSFKACKKDVLVATDVASKGLDFPDIQHVINYDMPAEIENYVHRIGRTGRCGKTGIATTFINKNQSETTLLDLKHLLQEAKQRIPPVLAELSDPMEEAKEAERVANASGEKGCGYCGGLGHRIRDCPKLEHQKSMQIASSRRDYFGAGGYRAEI from the exons ATG GAAAtagaggatgatgatgattatgTTGAGTATGTCCCTGTTGCAAAGCGGAGGGCACTTGAAGCCCAAAAGATTCTTCAGAGGAAAGGGAATGCTACTGCTCCGGAAAGTGAGTTAGAAACAACTAAAGTTGTTGAGGCTAAACCTAGCCTCCTTGTTCAGGCTTCACAGCTTAAGCGTGACCTTCCGGAGGTTAGTCCCACGGAACAGATGGTACAACAAGAGAAAGAGATGATGGAGCATCTGTCAGATCGCAAGACATTGATGTCGGTTCGTGAACTAGCAAAAGGTATAACATACTCTGAACCATTGCCAACTGGATGGAAGCCTCCATTGCCTATCAGGAAGATGTCTAGGAAAGCATGTGAAGGCATTCGGAAGCAGTGGCATATTATTGTTGATGGTGAAGATACCCCGCCACCGATTAAGAATTTTAAGGACATGAGATTTCCAGAGCCCATCTTAAAGAAGTTGGCACAGAAAGGAATTGTGCAGCCAACACCTATTCAAGTTCAAGGGCTCCCAGTGATTTTATCAGGAAGGGACATGATTGGGATTGCTTTTACAGGGTCTGGGAAGACACTGGTCTTTGTGTTGCCATTAATTATGATGGCTGTTCAAGAAGAACTTATGATGCCTATAGCTCCCGGGGAAGGACCATTCGGTTTGATAGTTTGTCCATCTCGAGAGCTTGCTAGGCAAACTTATGATGTGGTAGAGGAATTTCTTACATCGATGAGAGAGTACAATTATCCAGAGATAAGACCTCTGCTTTGCATTGGTGGTATTGATATGCGCTCTCAGTTGGAAGTTGTGAAAAAAGGGGTCCATATCGTTGTTGCTACCCCTGGAAGGTTGAAGGATATGCTTGCAAAGAAAAAAATGAATCTTGATAATTGCAGGTATTTAACTTTGGATGAGGCGGATAGATTAGTGGATTTGGGTTTTGAAGATGATATACGGGAAGTGTTTGATCACTTTAAAGCTCAGAGACAAACTCTTCTATTTTCTGCCACTATGCCTACAAAGATCCAGAATTTTGCCAGAAGTGCATTGGTTAAGCCGGTAACTGTTAATGTAGGAAGAGCAGGAGCTGCAAATCTTGATGTCATTCAAGAGGTTGAGTATGTGAAACAAGAAGCAAAAATTGTTTACCTTCTGGAGTGTCTTCAAAAGACTCCACCTCCTGTACTAATATTTTGCGAAAACAAAGCTGATGTTGATGACATACATGAATATCTTCTTTTAAAAGGAGTTGAAGCAGTGTCGATTCATGGTGGCAAGGATCAAGAAGAAAGAGAATATGCCATTTCATCTTTTAAGGCATGCAAGAAAGACGTCTTGGTTGCGACAGATGTGGCCTCGAAGGGTTTGGATTTTCCCGATATTCAGCATGTGATAAATTATGATATGCCTgctgaaattgaaaattatgtTCATAGGATTGGACGGACGGGTAGATGTGGGAAGACTGGAATAGCCACTacatttatcaataagaatCAAAGTGAGACGACACTTCTTGATTTGAAGCATCTGCTCCAAGAAGCAAAACAGAGAATACCACCTGTTCTGGCCGAGCTGAGTGACCCCATGGAAGAGGCGAAGGAAGCAGAAAGAGTTGCAAATGCAAGTGGGGAGAAAGGCTGTGGCTATTGTGGTGGACTTGGTCATCGTATACGTGATTGCCCTAAGTTGGAGCATCAGAAGAGCATGCAGATCGCTAGCTCTAGGAGAGATTACTTTGGCGCTGGGGGTTACCGAGCTGAAATATAA
- the LOC108199814 gene encoding DEAD-box ATP-dependent RNA helicase 35 isoform X1: MSFQEIEDDDDYVEYVPVAKRRALEAQKILQRKGNATAPESELETTKVVEAKPSLLVQASQLKRDLPEVSPTEQMVQQEKEMMEHLSDRKTLMSVRELAKGITYSEPLPTGWKPPLPIRKMSRKACEGIRKQWHIIVDGEDTPPPIKNFKDMRFPEPILKKLAQKGIVQPTPIQVQGLPVILSGRDMIGIAFTGSGKTLVFVLPLIMMAVQEELMMPIAPGEGPFGLIVCPSRELARQTYDVVEEFLTSMREYNYPEIRPLLCIGGIDMRSQLEVVKKGVHIVVATPGRLKDMLAKKKMNLDNCRYLTLDEADRLVDLGFEDDIREVFDHFKAQRQTLLFSATMPTKIQNFARSALVKPVTVNVGRAGAANLDVIQEVEYVKQEAKIVYLLECLQKTPPPVLIFCENKADVDDIHEYLLLKGVEAVSIHGGKDQEEREYAISSFKACKKDVLVATDVASKGLDFPDIQHVINYDMPAEIENYVHRIGRTGRCGKTGIATTFINKNQSETTLLDLKHLLQEAKQRIPPVLAELSDPMEEAKEAERVANASGEKGCGYCGGLGHRIRDCPKLEHQKSMQIASSRRDYFGAGGYRAEI, translated from the exons ATG AGCTTTCAGGAAAtagaggatgatgatgattatgTTGAGTATGTCCCTGTTGCAAAGCGGAGGGCACTTGAAGCCCAAAAGATTCTTCAGAGGAAAGGGAATGCTACTGCTCCGGAAAGTGAGTTAGAAACAACTAAAGTTGTTGAGGCTAAACCTAGCCTCCTTGTTCAGGCTTCACAGCTTAAGCGTGACCTTCCGGAGGTTAGTCCCACGGAACAGATGGTACAACAAGAGAAAGAGATGATGGAGCATCTGTCAGATCGCAAGACATTGATGTCGGTTCGTGAACTAGCAAAAGGTATAACATACTCTGAACCATTGCCAACTGGATGGAAGCCTCCATTGCCTATCAGGAAGATGTCTAGGAAAGCATGTGAAGGCATTCGGAAGCAGTGGCATATTATTGTTGATGGTGAAGATACCCCGCCACCGATTAAGAATTTTAAGGACATGAGATTTCCAGAGCCCATCTTAAAGAAGTTGGCACAGAAAGGAATTGTGCAGCCAACACCTATTCAAGTTCAAGGGCTCCCAGTGATTTTATCAGGAAGGGACATGATTGGGATTGCTTTTACAGGGTCTGGGAAGACACTGGTCTTTGTGTTGCCATTAATTATGATGGCTGTTCAAGAAGAACTTATGATGCCTATAGCTCCCGGGGAAGGACCATTCGGTTTGATAGTTTGTCCATCTCGAGAGCTTGCTAGGCAAACTTATGATGTGGTAGAGGAATTTCTTACATCGATGAGAGAGTACAATTATCCAGAGATAAGACCTCTGCTTTGCATTGGTGGTATTGATATGCGCTCTCAGTTGGAAGTTGTGAAAAAAGGGGTCCATATCGTTGTTGCTACCCCTGGAAGGTTGAAGGATATGCTTGCAAAGAAAAAAATGAATCTTGATAATTGCAGGTATTTAACTTTGGATGAGGCGGATAGATTAGTGGATTTGGGTTTTGAAGATGATATACGGGAAGTGTTTGATCACTTTAAAGCTCAGAGACAAACTCTTCTATTTTCTGCCACTATGCCTACAAAGATCCAGAATTTTGCCAGAAGTGCATTGGTTAAGCCGGTAACTGTTAATGTAGGAAGAGCAGGAGCTGCAAATCTTGATGTCATTCAAGAGGTTGAGTATGTGAAACAAGAAGCAAAAATTGTTTACCTTCTGGAGTGTCTTCAAAAGACTCCACCTCCTGTACTAATATTTTGCGAAAACAAAGCTGATGTTGATGACATACATGAATATCTTCTTTTAAAAGGAGTTGAAGCAGTGTCGATTCATGGTGGCAAGGATCAAGAAGAAAGAGAATATGCCATTTCATCTTTTAAGGCATGCAAGAAAGACGTCTTGGTTGCGACAGATGTGGCCTCGAAGGGTTTGGATTTTCCCGATATTCAGCATGTGATAAATTATGATATGCCTgctgaaattgaaaattatgtTCATAGGATTGGACGGACGGGTAGATGTGGGAAGACTGGAATAGCCACTacatttatcaataagaatCAAAGTGAGACGACACTTCTTGATTTGAAGCATCTGCTCCAAGAAGCAAAACAGAGAATACCACCTGTTCTGGCCGAGCTGAGTGACCCCATGGAAGAGGCGAAGGAAGCAGAAAGAGTTGCAAATGCAAGTGGGGAGAAAGGCTGTGGCTATTGTGGTGGACTTGGTCATCGTATACGTGATTGCCCTAAGTTGGAGCATCAGAAGAGCATGCAGATCGCTAGCTCTAGGAGAGATTACTTTGGCGCTGGGGGTTACCGAGCTGAAATATAA
- the LOC108199649 gene encoding protein STICHEL-like 3 isoform X2, translating to MTRAVRDRILKDANGDISDHLRNHIHLTNCIHLKNHMHKQSPILSDRSIVRDLVVLQRSRSLRDPSMSPPSWNSPSASGLVSKRGDNNVLVGNGRWSVGIDRHMDGRGSFESSPPLPNIPMSDAVHRELEMHMDEVPNVSGRSRKGGVRERRRSKREESVGRYLSNDLLHGKDDTPVDQNVLDHDTFLGNAGLQSQKHNQKGRRKQVDHPENVHKVQDDSDDVASSHNHHYGRHAHYGGPFEEAQISTHDHFNGRNRGKRRKFRGARKTRNAVAAREAIAQYEMSVASNSLAHCAERAKYQMEESGEEYGDPNVTKAPGNGCGPPWNWSRIHHRGKSFLDIAGKSLSCGLSDSKSRKGGSFTQGAFPNMPVGSDPSSSSGKFDGEALPLLIDDQDSADNAAWVHDYSGELGIYADNLLKQDIDSDLASEARSGNRQKFQLNQVRHQNLTQKYMPRTFKDLVGQNLISQALSNAVVKKKVGSLYVFYGPHGTGKTSCARIFARALNCQSLEHPKPCGVCVSCTAHDKGRNQFIQEVGAVSAFDYQSIVDILNSVLAHRHTLPYKILIFDDCDTLSTECWSAISKVMDRGPRRVVFVLVCSSLDVLPHMIISRCQKFFFPKLKDADIIYTLQWIATKEDLEIDKDAVKLIASRSDGSLRDAEMTLDQLSLLGQKISILLVQELVGLVSDEKLVDLLDLAFSADTVNIVKNLREIMESGVEPLALMSQLATVITDILAGSYDIMKGGSRRKFFRRQPLSKEDMKKLRHALKTLSEAEKQLRMSNDRLTWLTAALLQLAPDQQYNLPSSSAETSFNQSPLALNTADGSHRLRSSYVQQTDIPNNSQDREENDGVGMIPQRTFSVAGRNNSVKNRHPSEKFHREIEDIWLEVLEKIHIKSIREFLYQEGQLVGVSFGAGSTVHLTFSSHLMQSKAEKYMAHILQAFESVLGSPVKIEIKCESRIVTPTGISVPLVLPASQETSRQVYANQGGLGINRMPMERFDDTTGRSLKDRDNVTHAKPLHIDSTGMGKSEIVEIEASPRQRKDNGHFGNMQSAKKIQLSESNQNKSIVKRKVSLAHIIQQTQRGSQRTGWSKRKAISIAEKLEQENLRLEPRSRSYLCWKASRLPSRRLLHLKVRPRKPKALLKFVSCGKCMSARSPR from the exons ATGACCAGGGCTGTCCGTGACCGGATACTTAAGGATGCGAATGGTGATATTAGTGATCATCTTCGCAACCATATTCACTTAACAAACTGTATTCATTTGAAGAATCATATGCATAAGCAGAGTCCCATACTGTCGGACAGGTCTATTGTAAGGGATCTTGTTGTTCTTCAGAGGTCACGATCTCTTAGGGATCCATCCATGAGTCCACCTTCATGGAATTCTCCATCTGCGAGTGGTTTGGTGTCTAAAAGAGGTGATAACAATGTGTTAGTGGGAAATGGAAGATGGTCTGTAGGTATTGACCGTCACATGGATGGGAGGGGATCTTTCGAGAGTTCGCCACCGCTACCTAACATACCGATGTCTGACGCGGTTCATAGAGAGTTGGAAATGCATATGGATGAGGTACCAAATGTAAGTGGCCGTAGTAGGAAGGGTGGAGTCCGAGAACGCAGAAGAAGTAAAAGGGAAGAATCAGTGGGGAGATATTTGTCAAATGACCTACTACATGGCAAAGATGACACTCCAGTAGATCAAAATGTTTTGGATCATGACACTTTTTTAGGAAACGCTGGAttacagagccaaaaacataaTCAGAAGGGGAGGCGTAAACAAGTTGATCACCCTGAAAATGTACACAAGGTTCaagatgacagtgatgatgtaGCATCATCACACAATCATCATTATGGAAGACATGCACACTATGGGGGCCCATTTGAAGAAGCACAAATAAGCACCCATGACCACTTTAATGGTCGAAACAGGGGAAAGAGGCGCAAGTTTCGAGGTGCAAGGAAGACTCGAAATGCTGTAGCTGCAAGAGAGGCTATTGCCCAATATGAAATGTCTGTAGCCTCTAATTCATTGGCTCATTGTGCTGAACGGGCAAAATATCAAATGGAGGAGAGTGGAGAAGAGTATGGTGATCCAAATGTTACAAAAGCACCTGGAAATGGGTGTGGTCCTCCTTGGAATTGGTCACGCATTCATCATAGGGGCAAATCGTTTCTGGACATTGCAGGGAAGAGCCTTTCTTGTGGTTTATCCGACTCAAAGTCAAGAAAAGGTGGTTCATTTACACAAGGCGCATTTCCTAATATGCCTGTGGGATCTGATCCTTCAAGCTCATCTGGTAAATTCGATGGAGAGGCACTTCCTTTGCTCATTGATGATCAGGACAGTGCAGATAATGCTGCTTGGGTGCATGATTACTCTGGTGAGTTGGGCATTTATGCTGATAATCTGTTAAAGCAAGATATTGACTCTGACCTTGCCTCGGAAGCTAGGTCCGGTAATCGGCAGAAGTTTCAACTGAACCAAGTTAGGCATCAAAATCTAACCCAGAAGTACATGCCGAGAACCTTCAAAGATCTAGTGGGGCAGAATTTGATTTCACAAGCTCTCTCTAATGCTGTTGTGAAAAAAAAGGTTGGGTCGCTATATGTGTTTTATGGTCCTCATGGAACAGGTAAAACATCGTGTGCTCGCATATTTGCTAGGGCTTTAAACTGCCAGTCATTGGAGCATCCTAAACCTTGTGGGGTTTGTGTGTCTTGCACTGCACATGACAAGGGCAGAAATCAATTTATACAGGAAGTAGGTGCAGTTAGTGCTTTTGACTACCAAAGTATTGTGGATATCCTCAACAGCGTTCTAGCTCATCGACACACATTGCCGTATAAGATTCTTATTTTCGATGATTGTGATACTCTATCTACTGAGTGCTGGAGTGCTATATCGAAGGTCATGGATCGAGGTCCTAGGCGAGTCGTTTTTGTCCTTGTCTGTTCAAGTCTTGATGTTTTACCTCATATGATCATATCCAGGTGCCAGAAATTTTTCTTCCCAAAGTTAAAGGATGCTGATATTATCTATACTCTGCAGTGGATTGCCACTAAAGAAGATCTAGAAATTGACAAGGATGCAGTAAAGCTTATTGCTTCGAGATCTGATGGTTCATTAAGGGATGCTGAGATGACCCTTGACCAGTTGAGTTTGCTGGGGCAGAAAATTTCTATTCTCCTGGTTCAGGAACTG gttGGGCTTGTATCTGATGAGAAGTTGGTGGACCTACTTGATTTAGCATTTTCTGCAGATACAGTTAATATCGTTAAAAACTTAAGAGAAATCATGGAATCTGGGGTTGAGCCATTGGCCTTGATGTCACAACTTGCTACAGTAATTACTGACATTCTTGCTGGTAGCTATGATATTATGAAAGGAGGGTCTAGAAGAAAGTTCTTTCGACGACAACCAT TGTCAAAAGAAGATATGAAAAAACTACGTCATGCTCTGAAAACATTATctgaagctgaaaagcagctgaGGATGTCAAATGACAGATTGACCTGGCTAACAGCGGCTTTATTACAACTAGCTCCCGATCAACAATATAATTTGCCTAGTTCTTCTGCAGAGACTAGTTTCAATCAGAGTCCATTGGCCCTAAATACTGCTGATGGAAGTCACAGGCTGCGAAGTAGTTATGTTCAACAGACTGACATACCTAATAATAGTCAAGATAGAGAAGAAAATGATGGGGTGGGAATGATTCCTCAGCGGACATTTAGTGTTGCTGGTCGTAACAATAGTGTAAAAAACAGACATCCGTCAGAgaaatttcaccgggaaatTGAAGATATTTGGTTAGAGGTTCTTGAGAAGATCCATATAAAGAGCATAAGGGAGTTTCTGTACCAAGAAGGCCAGCTAGTCGGAGTTAGTTTTGGCGCAG GTTCCACAGTTCATTTGACGTTCAGCTCCCATTTAATGCAATCAAAGGCAGAGAAATATATGGCACACATATTACAAGCATTCGAATCTGTTCTTGGTTCCCCTGTAAAAATAGAAATCAAATGTGAATCAAGGATAGTTACGCCAACAGGGATTAGTGTGCCACTTGTTTTACCTGCTTCTCAGGAAACCTCACGTCAAGTGTACGCAAATCAAGGAGGTCTTGGCATCAACAGGATGCCTATGGAAAGATTTGATGATACAACTGGCAGAAGTTTAAAAGATAGAGATAATGTAACTCATGCTAAACCATTGCATATTGATTCAACTGGAATGGGAAAGAGTGAAATAGTAGAAATTGAAGCTTCACCAAGACAACGAAAAGATAATGGGCATTTTGGCAATATGCAGTCtgctaaaaaaattcaactaaGTGAATCCAATCAGAATAAGAGCATAGTGAAGAGAAAGGTTTCCCTTGCACATATAATTCAGCAGACACAAAGAGGTTCACAGCGAACTGGGTGGTCAAAACGCAAAGCTATTTCAATTGCTGAGAAACTGGAACAAGAAAATCT GAGGCTAGAACCTAGATCAAGGAGTTATCTATGTTGGAAGGCATCCAGACTTCCCAGTAGAAGG CTATTGCATTTGAAAGTCAGACCAAGGAAGCCAAAGGCTTTGCTGAAATTTGTGTCGTGTGGAAAATGTATGTCTGCTCGGTCGCCCAGGTAA
- the LOC108199649 gene encoding protein STICHEL-like 3 isoform X1: MTRAVRDRILKDANGDISDHLRNHIHLTNCIHLKNHMHKQSPILSDRSIVRDLVVLQRSRSLRDPSMSPPSWNSPSASGLVSKRGDNNVLVGNGRWSVGIDRHMDGRGSFESSPPLPNIPMSDAVHRELEMHMDEVPNVSGRSRKGGVRERRRSKREESVGRYLSNDLLHGKDDTPVDQNVLDHDTFLGNAGLQSQKHNQKGRRKQVDHPENVHKVQDDSDDVASSHNHHYGRHAHYGGPFEEAQISTHDHFNGRNRGKRRKFRGARKTRNAVAAREAIAQYEMSVASNSLAHCAERAKYQMEESGEEYGDPNVTKAPGNGCGPPWNWSRIHHRGKSFLDIAGKSLSCGLSDSKSRKGGSFTQGAFPNMPVGSDPSSSSGKFDGEALPLLIDDQDSADNAAWVHDYSGELGIYADNLLKQDIDSDLASEARSGNRQKFQLNQVRHQNLTQKYMPRTFKDLVGQNLISQALSNAVVKKKVGSLYVFYGPHGTGKTSCARIFARALNCQSLEHPKPCGVCVSCTAHDKGRNQFIQEVGAVSAFDYQSIVDILNSVLAHRHTLPYKILIFDDCDTLSTECWSAISKVMDRGPRRVVFVLVCSSLDVLPHMIISRCQKFFFPKLKDADIIYTLQWIATKEDLEIDKDAVKLIASRSDGSLRDAEMTLDQLSLLGQKISILLVQELVGLVSDEKLVDLLDLAFSADTVNIVKNLREIMESGVEPLALMSQLATVITDILAGSYDIMKGGSRRKFFRRQPLSKEDMKKLRHALKTLSEAEKQLRMSNDRLTWLTAALLQLAPDQQYNLPSSSAETSFNQSPLALNTADGSHRLRSSYVQQTDIPNNSQDREENDGVGMIPQRTFSVAGRNNSVKNRHPSEKFHREIEDIWLEVLEKIHIKSIREFLYQEGQLVGVSFGAAGSTVHLTFSSHLMQSKAEKYMAHILQAFESVLGSPVKIEIKCESRIVTPTGISVPLVLPASQETSRQVYANQGGLGINRMPMERFDDTTGRSLKDRDNVTHAKPLHIDSTGMGKSEIVEIEASPRQRKDNGHFGNMQSAKKIQLSESNQNKSIVKRKVSLAHIIQQTQRGSQRTGWSKRKAISIAEKLEQENLRLEPRSRSYLCWKASRLPSRRLLHLKVRPRKPKALLKFVSCGKCMSARSPR; encoded by the exons ATGACCAGGGCTGTCCGTGACCGGATACTTAAGGATGCGAATGGTGATATTAGTGATCATCTTCGCAACCATATTCACTTAACAAACTGTATTCATTTGAAGAATCATATGCATAAGCAGAGTCCCATACTGTCGGACAGGTCTATTGTAAGGGATCTTGTTGTTCTTCAGAGGTCACGATCTCTTAGGGATCCATCCATGAGTCCACCTTCATGGAATTCTCCATCTGCGAGTGGTTTGGTGTCTAAAAGAGGTGATAACAATGTGTTAGTGGGAAATGGAAGATGGTCTGTAGGTATTGACCGTCACATGGATGGGAGGGGATCTTTCGAGAGTTCGCCACCGCTACCTAACATACCGATGTCTGACGCGGTTCATAGAGAGTTGGAAATGCATATGGATGAGGTACCAAATGTAAGTGGCCGTAGTAGGAAGGGTGGAGTCCGAGAACGCAGAAGAAGTAAAAGGGAAGAATCAGTGGGGAGATATTTGTCAAATGACCTACTACATGGCAAAGATGACACTCCAGTAGATCAAAATGTTTTGGATCATGACACTTTTTTAGGAAACGCTGGAttacagagccaaaaacataaTCAGAAGGGGAGGCGTAAACAAGTTGATCACCCTGAAAATGTACACAAGGTTCaagatgacagtgatgatgtaGCATCATCACACAATCATCATTATGGAAGACATGCACACTATGGGGGCCCATTTGAAGAAGCACAAATAAGCACCCATGACCACTTTAATGGTCGAAACAGGGGAAAGAGGCGCAAGTTTCGAGGTGCAAGGAAGACTCGAAATGCTGTAGCTGCAAGAGAGGCTATTGCCCAATATGAAATGTCTGTAGCCTCTAATTCATTGGCTCATTGTGCTGAACGGGCAAAATATCAAATGGAGGAGAGTGGAGAAGAGTATGGTGATCCAAATGTTACAAAAGCACCTGGAAATGGGTGTGGTCCTCCTTGGAATTGGTCACGCATTCATCATAGGGGCAAATCGTTTCTGGACATTGCAGGGAAGAGCCTTTCTTGTGGTTTATCCGACTCAAAGTCAAGAAAAGGTGGTTCATTTACACAAGGCGCATTTCCTAATATGCCTGTGGGATCTGATCCTTCAAGCTCATCTGGTAAATTCGATGGAGAGGCACTTCCTTTGCTCATTGATGATCAGGACAGTGCAGATAATGCTGCTTGGGTGCATGATTACTCTGGTGAGTTGGGCATTTATGCTGATAATCTGTTAAAGCAAGATATTGACTCTGACCTTGCCTCGGAAGCTAGGTCCGGTAATCGGCAGAAGTTTCAACTGAACCAAGTTAGGCATCAAAATCTAACCCAGAAGTACATGCCGAGAACCTTCAAAGATCTAGTGGGGCAGAATTTGATTTCACAAGCTCTCTCTAATGCTGTTGTGAAAAAAAAGGTTGGGTCGCTATATGTGTTTTATGGTCCTCATGGAACAGGTAAAACATCGTGTGCTCGCATATTTGCTAGGGCTTTAAACTGCCAGTCATTGGAGCATCCTAAACCTTGTGGGGTTTGTGTGTCTTGCACTGCACATGACAAGGGCAGAAATCAATTTATACAGGAAGTAGGTGCAGTTAGTGCTTTTGACTACCAAAGTATTGTGGATATCCTCAACAGCGTTCTAGCTCATCGACACACATTGCCGTATAAGATTCTTATTTTCGATGATTGTGATACTCTATCTACTGAGTGCTGGAGTGCTATATCGAAGGTCATGGATCGAGGTCCTAGGCGAGTCGTTTTTGTCCTTGTCTGTTCAAGTCTTGATGTTTTACCTCATATGATCATATCCAGGTGCCAGAAATTTTTCTTCCCAAAGTTAAAGGATGCTGATATTATCTATACTCTGCAGTGGATTGCCACTAAAGAAGATCTAGAAATTGACAAGGATGCAGTAAAGCTTATTGCTTCGAGATCTGATGGTTCATTAAGGGATGCTGAGATGACCCTTGACCAGTTGAGTTTGCTGGGGCAGAAAATTTCTATTCTCCTGGTTCAGGAACTG gttGGGCTTGTATCTGATGAGAAGTTGGTGGACCTACTTGATTTAGCATTTTCTGCAGATACAGTTAATATCGTTAAAAACTTAAGAGAAATCATGGAATCTGGGGTTGAGCCATTGGCCTTGATGTCACAACTTGCTACAGTAATTACTGACATTCTTGCTGGTAGCTATGATATTATGAAAGGAGGGTCTAGAAGAAAGTTCTTTCGACGACAACCAT TGTCAAAAGAAGATATGAAAAAACTACGTCATGCTCTGAAAACATTATctgaagctgaaaagcagctgaGGATGTCAAATGACAGATTGACCTGGCTAACAGCGGCTTTATTACAACTAGCTCCCGATCAACAATATAATTTGCCTAGTTCTTCTGCAGAGACTAGTTTCAATCAGAGTCCATTGGCCCTAAATACTGCTGATGGAAGTCACAGGCTGCGAAGTAGTTATGTTCAACAGACTGACATACCTAATAATAGTCAAGATAGAGAAGAAAATGATGGGGTGGGAATGATTCCTCAGCGGACATTTAGTGTTGCTGGTCGTAACAATAGTGTAAAAAACAGACATCCGTCAGAgaaatttcaccgggaaatTGAAGATATTTGGTTAGAGGTTCTTGAGAAGATCCATATAAAGAGCATAAGGGAGTTTCTGTACCAAGAAGGCCAGCTAGTCGGAGTTAGTTTTGGCGCAG CAGGTTCCACAGTTCATTTGACGTTCAGCTCCCATTTAATGCAATCAAAGGCAGAGAAATATATGGCACACATATTACAAGCATTCGAATCTGTTCTTGGTTCCCCTGTAAAAATAGAAATCAAATGTGAATCAAGGATAGTTACGCCAACAGGGATTAGTGTGCCACTTGTTTTACCTGCTTCTCAGGAAACCTCACGTCAAGTGTACGCAAATCAAGGAGGTCTTGGCATCAACAGGATGCCTATGGAAAGATTTGATGATACAACTGGCAGAAGTTTAAAAGATAGAGATAATGTAACTCATGCTAAACCATTGCATATTGATTCAACTGGAATGGGAAAGAGTGAAATAGTAGAAATTGAAGCTTCACCAAGACAACGAAAAGATAATGGGCATTTTGGCAATATGCAGTCtgctaaaaaaattcaactaaGTGAATCCAATCAGAATAAGAGCATAGTGAAGAGAAAGGTTTCCCTTGCACATATAATTCAGCAGACACAAAGAGGTTCACAGCGAACTGGGTGGTCAAAACGCAAAGCTATTTCAATTGCTGAGAAACTGGAACAAGAAAATCT GAGGCTAGAACCTAGATCAAGGAGTTATCTATGTTGGAAGGCATCCAGACTTCCCAGTAGAAGG CTATTGCATTTGAAAGTCAGACCAAGGAAGCCAAAGGCTTTGCTGAAATTTGTGTCGTGTGGAAAATGTATGTCTGCTCGGTCGCCCAGGTAA